From a single Brassica napus cultivar Da-Ae chromosome C9, Da-Ae, whole genome shotgun sequence genomic region:
- the LOC111211692 gene encoding uncharacterized protein LOC111211692: protein MNSFRFPLLFFIYKAHLFLPYLSTTTNNILLNIHPDGSQRQLSSFRDHQTSKKTVASSATAKSTGKSTASSVIVVKPNGKAAVSSANPMEPNAATDLSSMHGDQVMFFREVSLGPREAELMFRVIHFWEARNPNTKTLIGQEMLLIDREGTVIQGFVPASRVGRYELAAGSVYKLINFFGSRSKDQYRVADHSATASFSWNSSLSVLENPPVQIPEDRFRFHTYEEFKSNCDSKGDLYDYVGHMKLVNGQTMTDHIVLDEADIAEKRHLCVHVQTHDGPVMKLYLWDKAASDFCQKFKSYGSIPSVLLVTTVNPKHLGGTLALTSMSSSRVFMDADVQPSKEYLEWLVSNSEIANRVAAEVVTKPESVTLEELYSYIKQKTSKVAWFECTATIDDVVQGSAWYYISCGGCNSKAVKGPTSLICNNKRCGKSEVTGVPQYLTKISVYDKSEQALFVILGDAGKDLTGKHAAELVANYFETNVGVGSDHCVPVPDALLEAIGKTCKFIVKVSDHNLTGKTQTITVTKILPAEAPLPSTPDGISKTGGDGSGPFGAFRDSAGDRARKATESLESDEAKRSKSG from the exons ATGAATTCCTTTCGCTTTCcactccttttttttatttataaagctCATCTCTTCTTACCTTATCTCTCCACCACAACTAATAATATTCTCTTAAATATTCATCCCGATGGATCTCAGCGGCAACTCTCCAGCTTCCGGGACCACCAGACCAGCAAGAAGACTGTCGCCTCCTCTGCGACTGCGAAATCAACCGGGAAGTCCACTGCTTCCTCTGTGATTGTGGTGAAACCTAACGGAAAGGCTGCTGTTTCATCTGCCAATCCGATGGAACCAAACGCTGCTACCGATCTCTCCTCCATGCATGGTGACCAagtgatgttcttcagagaggtTTCTCTCGGCCCACGCGAAGCCGAGTTGATGTTCCGTGTGATTCATTTCTGGGAGGCTCGCAATCCAAACACGAAGACGCTCATTGGACAAGAGATGCTCCTTATCGACCGAGAG GGGACTGTTATTCAAGGTTTTGTTCCAGCCAGTCGAGTTGGGAGATATGAACTGGCGGCGGGTTCTGTCTATAAACTGATCAATTTTTTCGGATCCAGAAGCAAGGATCAGTATCGCGTTGCCGATCATAGCGCCACTGCCTCATTCAGTTGGAATTCTTCTTTGTCTGTTCTTGAAAATCCTCCGGTTCAAATTCCAGAAGATAGGTTCAGGTTCCATACCTATGAGGAGTTTAAGTCCAATTGTGACTCCAAGGGTGATCTTTATG ACTATGTTGGCCACATGAAGCTGGTTAATGGTCAGACTATGACTGACCATATTGTTCTTGACGAAGCTGACATAGCAGAGAAGCGGCATCTATGTGTACATGTTCAGACACATGA TGGACCAGTGATGAAGTTGTATCTATGGGACAAGGCTGCATCCGACTTCTGCCAGAAATTCAAATCGTATGGAAGCATTCCAAGTGTTCTTTTGGTCACCACAGTGAACCCTAAACATCTTGGAG GAACACTTGCTCTCACTTCGATGTCATCCTCTCGAGTGTTTATGGATGCCGATGTTCAGCCAAGCAAGGAGTACCTCGAATG GTTGGTCTCGAACTCAGAAATTGCCAATAGAGTTGCTGCTGAGGTTGTCACTAAGCCCGAGTCAGTGACACTTGAGGAACTATACTCTTACATCAAGCAGAAAACTTCTAAG GTTGCTTGGTTTGAATGCACCGCAACCATAGATGATGTTGTCCAGGGTTCTGCTTGGTACTACATTTCCTGTGGTGGTTGCAATAGTAAGGCGGTCAAAGGGCCTACCTCTCTGATTTGCAACAATAAGAGGTGTGGGAAAAGTGAAGTCACAGGCGTTCCTCA GTACCTGACGAAGATTTCTGTTTATGATAAGAGTGAGCAAGCACTTTTTGTCATTCTTGGTGATGCTGGGAAGGATTTGACTGGCAAGCATGCAGCAGAATTGGTTGCAAATTACTTTGAG ACTAATGTGGGAGTTGGATCTGATCATTGCGTGCCGGTTCCGGATGCTTTGCTTGAAGCAATAGGGAAGACATGCAAGTTCATTGTGAAAGTCTCGGATCATAATTTGACAGGCAAGACACAGACCATAACTGTCACAAAGATTCTCCCAGCAGAAGCTCCTCTTCCATCAACGCCCGATGGTATTTCGAAGACTGGAGGTGATGGCTCTGGACCTTTCGGGGCGTTTAGAGATTCTGCAGGTGATAGGGCTAGAAAAGCAACTGAGAGTCTTGAGTCAGATGAAGCCAAGCGTTCTAAGAGTGGCTAa